The following are encoded together in the Tripterygium wilfordii isolate XIE 37 chromosome 3, ASM1340144v1, whole genome shotgun sequence genome:
- the LOC119995127 gene encoding putative disease resistance RPP13-like protein 1: protein MSTTSSSVMEVTKSIIESATKASVTLSTLDAVQRRLSEVVENKKIFLVLDDMWVENHNYWDELKLPFAYAGTESKILVTTQSTMVSSIVATTGAYNLAPLSDEECWEIIMQKALSSRNLCGMENLEGIGKEIAKKCYGVPLVAKILGCVLRQRLKEKQWHEVLEGEIWELAQVKTEVFPTLKLGFDRLSPHLRRCFLYCSIFHSNYEFQKDNLVQMWVAEGLVVQEKRRAIWEVGKDYFDDLLGRSFFYASDLVGYRQQYKMHGLLHKLAELISSDLCFRVEDTSMEMKLLGKHRGARHSSLTCSDFFQPLSLEPFRRFKRLRTFMSDGLEGEMVDSGFFKKLKRLRTLHFRGLDMRFIPDAIEHLIHLRYLDASYSKIVELPRGIANIIGLQTIKLRGCKNLRRLPKNMKKLIELQHLELGSDTQFMFMPPEFEKLKQLETFDVFVVGDKQGSSIAELENLNNIKGDLSIIGLENVSKKEEAETAKLSGKLHLENLQLRWNQESDSQLQLEVLNSLQPHMGLKRLTIENYGHLGFSNWLADPLFSTLIELMLKDCRNCAYLPLLGQLPALEILLISGMHELVEIDSTFCGFGGSRGFMSLKSLELNDMPKLERWEGLQSTYMPFLLKLVIEGCPLLKVLPLLQSLSSLETLKFAGCTHLQSLPEGPLPNTVKYFEIKQCDLLKESCSEDGSDWMKIRHIPRIVIDGQLKRDV from the exons ATGTCTACTACTAGTTCTAGCGTGATGGAAGTTACGAAGTCCATCATAGAGTCTGCCACTAAAGCCAGTGTTACTCTTTCCACTCTTGACGCCGTTCAAAGACGACTTTCTGAAGTAGTCGAAAATAAGAAGATTTTTTTGGTGCTTGATGATATGTGGGTGGAAAACCACAATTATTGGGATGAGTTGAAGCTTCCATTTGCATATGCCGGAACAGAAAGTAAGATCTTGGTGACAACCCAGAGTACAATGGTTTCCTCCATTGTAGCCACAACTGGTGCTTATAATTTGGCGCCTCTGTCTGATGAAGAGTGTTGGGAGATTATCATGCAAAAAGCATTGTCAAGTAGAAATCTGTGTGGGATGGAAAACTTGGAGGGAATTGGTAAAGAAATAGCAAAAAAATGTTATGGAGTACCATTAGTAGCAAAGATTTTAGGCTGTGTGCTGCGGCAAagattgaaagaaaaacaatggcatgagGTGTTGGAAGGTGAGATTTGGGAGCTGGCACAAGTCAAAACAGAAGTCTTCCCAACCCTTAAATTGGGTTTTGATAGACTGTCTCCACATTTGAGAAGGTGCTTTTTATATTGTTCTATTTTTCATTCGAATTATGAGTTTCAAAAGGACAATCTTGTTCAAATGTGGGTGGCCGAAGGATTAGTTGTACAAGAAAAGAGGAGAGCAATTTGGGAGGTTGGCAAGGACTATTTTGATGATTTGTTAGGGAGGTCATTTTTCTACGCGTCTGATTTGGTTGGCTACCGACAACAGTACAAAATGCATGGCCTGCTCCACAAATTGGCTGAACTGATTTCGTCAGATTTGTGCTTCCGAGTGGAGGATACAAGCATGGAGATGAAATTATTAGGGAAACACAGAGGTGCTCGGCATTCATCTCTGACTTGTTCTGACTTTTTTCAGCCATTAAGTTTAGAGCCATTCCGTAGATTCAAGAGACTAAGGACCTTTATGTCAGATGGGCTTGAAGGTGAAATGGTTGATTCTGGTTTCTTTAAAAAGCTGAAGCGTTTAAGGACCTTGCATTTTAGAGGACTTGATATGAGATTCATTCCAGATGCTATTGAGCATCTCATACATTTGCGTTATCTTGATGCCTCTTACTCAAAAATAGTGGAGTTGCCTAGGGGAATTGCTAACATAATTGGACTGCAGACAATCAAACTCAGGGGTTGCAAGAACTTGAGACGTTTGCCCAAGAATATGAAAAAGTTGATAGAATTGCAACATCTTGAATTGGGCAGTGACACTCAATTTATGTTTATGCCACCAGAATTTGAGAAGTTAAAACAATTGGAGACATTTGATGTGTTTGTTGTTGGGGACAAGCAAGGGAGCTCCATTGCTGAACTTGAGAACTTAAATAATATCAAAGGAGACCTCTCCATCATCGGTCTTGAAAATGTTAGCAAAAAAGAAGAGGCAGAGACTGCGAAGTTGAGTGGAAAATTGCACTTGGAAAACCTACAATTGCGATGGAATCAAGAAAGTGATAGCCAGCTTCAATTAGAGGTGCTTAATAGTCTTCAACCTCATATGGGATTAAAGCGGTTGACAATTGAAAATTATGGGCATTTGGGGTTTTCAAATTGGTTAGCTGACCCATTGTTTTCTACTCTTATCGAGCTCATGTTGAAGGATTGTCGAAATTGTGCATATCTTCCTCTTCTCGGTCAACTTCCAGCTCTTGAAATTCTTCTGATTAGTGGGATGCATGAACTTGTAGAAATTGACTCAACCTTCTGCGGTTTTGGGGGAAGTAGGGGTTTCATGTCATTGAAGTCATTGGAACTTAATGATATGCCAAAGTTAGAGAGATGGGAAGGCTTACAAAGCACATACATGCCTTTTCTTCTCAAGCTTGTCATTGAAGGATGCCCACTTCTGAAAGTTCTACCCCTGCTTCAATCTCTTAGCTCCCTTGAAACTTTAAAATTTGCTGGATGCACTCATCTGCAGTCATTGCCGGAGGGTCCACTACCTAATACGGTAAAATACTTTGAGATAAAACAGTGTGACCTCCTCAAAGAGAGTTGTAGTGAAGATGGAAGTGATTGGATGAAAATTCGACATATTCCTAGGATAGTGATCGATGGTCAATT GAAAAGGGATGTTTGA
- the LOC119995130 gene encoding uncharacterized protein LOC119995130, translating into MCSRDCVLYHKEAFLGSMNDMLALKQEHTTRTAAEETILRIVAIYERKSQGLIGDGGLKWVQLAFLLHCKRKRKKMSPALNFCQLIAICHYCVRMSITFSFCFFCIYLYL; encoded by the exons ATGTGTTCCAGAGATTGCGTACTATATCATAAGGAAGCATTTTTAGGCTCCATGAAT GATATGCTGGCACTGAAACAAGAGCACACGACACGCACTGCTGCGGAGGAGACAATTCTT AGAATTGTCGCGATTTATGAGCGGAAGAGCCAGGGATTGATAG GTGATGGTGGATTAAAATGGGTACAATTGGCATTCCTTTTACATTGCAAGCGAAAACGAAAGAAAATGAGCCCGGCACTTAACTTTTGCCAACTGATTGCCATTTGCCACTATTGTGTTAGAATGTCCATcactttttccttttgttttttttgcatatatttgtatttgtag
- the LOC119995623 gene encoding phosphatidylinositol 4-kinase gamma 8-like, translating to MAPQSACSCGIDSLQSFIGHDFDAGELGPSGFSAASVHRIGIFDARLLNLDCHAGNMLVKKHDQHENYCVGADELVPRDHGLCLPEWLDDPYLEWQHWPQASVPFSESELEYISNLDAFKDAELLRRELPSLRESSIRVLVLCTIFLKRAAAVGLCLSDIGEMMTREFCGGEC from the exons ATGGC TCCCCAGAGTGCGTGCTCTTGTGGAATTGACTCGCTTCAAAGCTTCATAGGTCATGATTTTGATGCAGGGGAATTGGGTCCTTCAGGCTTCTCAGCGGCTTCAGTTCATCGGATTGGGATTTTTGATGCAAGACTCCTGAATCTTGATTGTCATGCTGGAAACATGCTTGTCAAAAAACATGACCAGCATGAGAATTATTGTGTTGGGGCTGATGAACTTGTTCCTAGAGATCATGGCCTCTGCCTGCCTGAGTGGCTAGATGATCCTTATCTTGAATGGCAGCACTGGCCACAAGCCTCGGTTCCATTTTCAGAATCCGAATTGGAGTACATATCAAACCTTGATGCTTTCAAAGATGCAGAGCTTTTAAGAAGGGAGCTTCCTTCTTTAAGGGAATCATCCATTCGGGTACTTGTCCTTTGCACCATTTTCTTGAAGCGAGCTGCTGCTGTTGGGCTCTGCCTTTCTGATATAGGTGAAATGATGACTAGGGAGTTTTGTGGTGGAGAATGCTAG